From the genome of Prevotella herbatica, one region includes:
- a CDS encoding FecR family protein, translated as MKKQEDKSLEFVIKHYKYSKLDCNAAYHRLAMRIGIQKHSHKLWWAAAASFLLLLSFAGIYNYLNQTTTLYATVSTTTYTLADGTKVTLSPQSSLSYKDRNCRDIEITGRVYLDIFHNSNKPFTISDDSYRINDIGTRLEVDETANSTTVYVEQGAVSFASTSDISHALLLNQGCKAILKKCAIRPERIATESANSTSWATHKFQFRDTPLREVLADLSDYYKVSFVSDKYNVNLTADFRADNLNTIINIIQKSLDVKIKYKSNSK; from the coding sequence ATGAAAAAACAAGAAGATAAAAGTCTGGAATTTGTTATTAAACATTATAAGTATAGCAAACTAGACTGCAATGCAGCTTATCATCGACTAGCGATGCGTATCGGCATACAGAAACACAGTCATAAACTGTGGTGGGCAGCGGCGGCCTCATTCTTGCTTTTGTTGTCATTTGCAGGCATATACAATTATCTAAATCAAACAACAACTCTTTATGCCACTGTTTCGACAACAACTTACACCCTTGCTGACGGCACAAAAGTGACACTCTCTCCTCAATCATCATTATCATATAAAGATAGAAATTGCAGAGATATTGAGATTACAGGAAGAGTGTATCTTGATATATTTCATAACTCAAACAAACCATTTACCATCAGTGATGACTCATACAGGATAAACGATATAGGTACAAGACTTGAGGTTGACGAAACAGCTAACTCGACTACAGTGTATGTAGAACAAGGTGCTGTAAGTTTTGCATCAACATCAGACATAAGTCACGCTCTCCTTTTAAATCAAGGTTGCAAAGCTATATTGAAAAAGTGTGCAATACGTCCAGAAAGAATTGCAACAGAATCAGCAAACAGTACTTCATGGGCAACACATAAGTTCCAGTTCAGAGACACTCCACTGCGTGAAGTTCTTGCCGATCTCTCTGATTATTACAAGGTGTCTTTCGTTAGTGATAAGTATAATGTCAATCTTACAGCTGATTTCAGAGCCGACAATCTAAACACGATTATCAATATAATTCAGAAATCTCTTGATGTAAAGATAAAATATAAATCTAATTCTAAATAA
- a CDS encoding DUF4249 domain-containing protein, whose amino-acid sequence MEKIIYFIILLFTLVSCKDEISLDSINNSDKIVVYCFPTESDTTYMQIARSVPIKSYSNIIDKTAIDNAEINYTVNGKTSRIESIGKGFYKITGLQKKGDDIAFYVKTDGLPPVSAITTIPESVNICKPTEKGITLYDQDSESTQKFDQVTATFTDNSNTHDYYAVRVMVKNYTGYVKVSNKNEIYYLPNLATYKQYDHTDQSDTVSLVYNDSVYSVAEINTSSEELLSPTSEMDDGFGFSNNFYQNMYIFDDSSINGKTYTLHLNIPSNASYGVSTSTGYKYYDFDKAYQVQLMHLTPQYYHFLKSLNEIRNNDMAQYGLSQISPTVSNVSSGLGLFGAWITTQTTWVKK is encoded by the coding sequence ATGGAAAAAATAATATACTTCATAATACTGCTATTCACACTTGTTTCATGCAAAGATGAAATTAGTCTTGATTCTATCAACAATAGTGACAAGATTGTGGTTTATTGTTTTCCTACGGAATCAGACACTACATATATGCAGATAGCAAGGAGTGTTCCTATAAAAAGCTATTCTAACATCATTGACAAAACAGCCATCGATAATGCAGAAATCAATTACACTGTTAACGGTAAAACAAGCAGGATTGAATCTATAGGAAAAGGCTTCTACAAGATAACAGGATTACAAAAAAAAGGAGACGACATTGCATTTTATGTGAAAACTGATGGATTACCTCCTGTTTCTGCAATAACAACTATTCCGGAATCCGTAAACATCTGTAAGCCTACAGAAAAAGGTATTACTTTGTATGACCAAGATTCAGAGTCCACACAGAAATTCGATCAAGTAACAGCAACATTTACAGATAATTCTAACACTCACGACTACTATGCAGTGAGAGTAATGGTAAAAAACTATACTGGGTACGTTAAGGTATCTAATAAAAATGAAATATACTATCTTCCAAATCTTGCCACTTATAAACAATACGACCACACAGATCAGTCAGACACGGTATCATTAGTATATAATGATTCTGTATATAGTGTAGCTGAGATAAATACAAGCAGTGAGGAACTTCTTTCGCCGACATCTGAAATGGATGATGGTTTCGGATTCTCTAATAATTTTTATCAAAATATGTATATTTTCGATGATTCATCCATAAATGGCAAAACATACACACTGCATCTTAATATTCCAAGTAATGCATCATACGGAGTCTCAACGAGTACAGGATATAAATATTATGATTTTGACAAAGCATATCAGGTACAGCTAATGCACTTGACCCCGCAATACTATCATTTTCTGAAATCACTGAATGAGATCCGAAACAACGATATGGCTCAATACGGATTGTCACAGATTAGTCCAACAGTATCAAATGTATCATCTGGACTTGGATTGTTTGGTGCATGGATTACTACTCAAACAACTTGGGTTAAAAAATAA